In a genomic window of Vulpes vulpes isolate BD-2025 chromosome 6, VulVul3, whole genome shotgun sequence:
- the RPS29 gene encoding small ribosomal subunit protein uS14 has product MGHQQLYWSHPRKFGQGSRSCRVCSNRHGLIRKYGLNMCRQCFRQYAKDIGFIKLD; this is encoded by the exons ATGGGTCACCAGCAGCTCTACTGGAGCCACCCGAGGAAGTTTGGCCAGGGCTCTCGTTCTTG CCGCGTCTGTTCAAACCGGCACGGTCTGATCCGGAAATACGGCCTCAACATGTGCCGCCAGTGTTTCCGTCAGTACGCCAAGGATATAGGCTTCATTAAG TTGGATTAA
- the LRR1 gene encoding leucine-rich repeat protein 1 isoform X2: protein MKLHCEAEVVSRQLPALGMRNRGKGVRAVLSLCQQTARGQPWARGERSGPHLTCLFISTLKDKRGTRYELKENIEQFFTKFVDEGKATVRLKEPPVDICLSKDSIWLSYHSFASLPRFGYCKNLCLWKILSKLFYSGNYYHESTLCCSHCGLSR, encoded by the exons ATGAAGCTACACTGTGAGGCTGAGGTAGTGAGTCGGCAGCTGCCGGCTCTGGGAATGAGGAACCGGGGTAAGGGCGTCCGGGCGGTGTTGAGCCTCTGTCAGCAGACGGCCCGAGGTCAGCCTTGGGCTCGGGGCGAGCGAAGCGGCCCGCACCTCACCTGCCTGTTTATCTCCACCCTGAAGGACAAGCGCGGGACCCGCTATGAG CTAAAGGAAAACATTGAGCAATTCTTCACCAAATTTGTGGATGAGGGGAAAGCTACTGTTCGGTTAAAGGAGCCTCCTGTGGATATCTGTCTAAGTAAG gatTCCATATGGCTCTCCTATCATTCCTTTGCATCTTTGCCAAGATTTGGATACTGCAAAAACCTGTGTTTGTGGAAGATTCTGTCTAAACTCTTTTATTCAGGGAACTACTACCATGAATCTACACTCTGTTGCTCACACTGTGGTCTTAGTAGATAA
- the LRR1 gene encoding leucine-rich repeat protein 1 isoform X1: protein MKLHCEAEVVSRQLPALGMRNRGKGVRAVLSLCQQTARGQPWARGERSGPHLTCLFISTLKDKRGTRYELKENIEQFFTKFVDEGKATVRLKEPPVDICLSKANSSSLKSFLSALRLAHRGCDIEAPLSTFAPVKTSEFEKCKTKMVITSKKDYPLSRNFPPSLEHLQTSYCGLIRIDMRMLSLRNLRKLDLSHNHIKKLPATIGDLIHLQELNLNDNHLESFSVALCQSTLQTSLRSLDLSKNKIKALPVQFCQLRELTDLKLDDNELIRFPFKMGQLTNLRFLSAARNKLPFLPSEFKNLSLEYLDLFGNTFEQPKVLPVIMLQTPLSLLESSARAILYNRIPYGSPIIPLHLCQDLDTAKTCVCGRFCLNSFIQGTTTMNLHSVAHTVVLVDNMGGTEAPVISYFCSLTCYVNCCDMLK, encoded by the exons ATGAAGCTACACTGTGAGGCTGAGGTAGTGAGTCGGCAGCTGCCGGCTCTGGGAATGAGGAACCGGGGTAAGGGCGTCCGGGCGGTGTTGAGCCTCTGTCAGCAGACGGCCCGAGGTCAGCCTTGGGCTCGGGGCGAGCGAAGCGGCCCGCACCTCACCTGCCTGTTTATCTCCACCCTGAAGGACAAGCGCGGGACCCGCTATGAG CTAAAGGAAAACATTGAGCAATTCTTCACCAAATTTGTGGATGAGGGGAAAGCTACTGTTCGGTTAAAGGAGCCTCCTGTGGATATCTGTCTAAGTAAG gcCAATTCCAGCAGTTTAAAGAGTTTTCTTTCAGCCCTGAGACTGGCTCACAGAGGTTGTGATATTGAAGCACCGCTTTCAACCTTCGCACCAGTGAAGACTTcagaatttgaaaaatgtaaaactaaaatgGTTATCACATCCAAAAAGGACTATCCTCTAAGCAGGAACTTCCCACCTTCTCTGGAACATCTTCAGACTTCTTATTGTGGGCTTATCCGAATTGATATGCGTATGCTTTCCTTAAGAAACCTTAGGAAATTAGACTTGAGTCACAACCATATAAAAAAGCTTCCAGCTACAATTGGAGACCTCATCCATCTTCAAGAACTTAATCTGAATGACAATCACTTGGAGTCATTTAGTGTAGCCTTGTGTCAATCTACACTCCAGACATCACTTCGGAGTTTGGATCTCAGCAAGAACAAAATTAAAGCACTCCCTGTGCAGTTTTGCCAGCTCCGAGAACTTACAGATCTGAAACTTGACGATAATGAATTGATTCGATTTCCTTTCAAGATGGGACAGTTGACAAACCTGCGTTTTTTGTCGGCAGCTCGAAATAAGCTTCCTTTTTTGCCTAGTGAATTTAAGAATTTATCCCTTGAGTACTTGGATCTTTTTGGAAATACTTTCGAACAACCAAAAGTCCTTCCAGTTATAATGCTGCAAACACCATTAAGTTTACTGGAATCCTCTGCACGAGCCATATTATATAATAG gatTCCATATGGCTCTCCTATCATTCCTTTGCATCTTTGCCAAGATTTGGATACTGCAAAAACCTGTGTTTGTGGAAGATTCTGTCTAAACTCTTTTATTCAGGGAACTACTACCATGAATCTACACTCTGTTGCTCACACTGTGGTCTTAGTAGATAATATGGGTGGTACTGAAGCGCCTGTTATCTCTTACTTCTGTTCTCTAACATGTTATGTAAATTGCTGTGATATGTTAAAGTAA
- the RPL36AL gene encoding ribosomal protein eL42-like: MVNVPKTRRTFCKKCGKHQPHKVTQYKKGKDSLYAQGKRRYDRKQSGYGGQTKPIFRKKAKTTKKIVLRLECVEPNCRSKRMLAIKRCKHFELGGDKKRKGQVIQF, translated from the coding sequence ATGGTCAATGTTCCCAAAACCCGAAGGACTTTCTGTAAGAAGTGTGGAAAGCATCAGCCTCACAAAGTGACCCAGTATAAGAAGGGCAAGGATTCCCTTTATGCCCAGGGAAAGAGGCGCTATGATCGGAAGCAGAGTGGCTATGGTGGGCAGACAAAGCCAATTTTCCGGAAGAAGGCTAAAACCACAAAGAAGATTGTGCTGAGGCTTGAATGCGTTGAACCTAACTGCAGGTCCAAGAGGATGCTGGCCATTAAGAGATGCAAGCATTTCGAACTGGGAGGAGATAAGAAGAGAAAAGGCCAAGTGATCCAGTTCTAA
- the MGAT2 gene encoding alpha-1,6-mannosyl-glycoprotein 2-beta-N-acetylglucosaminyltransferase, whose amino-acid sequence MRFRIYKRKVLILTLVVAACGFVLWSSNGRQRKNEALAPPLLDAEPARGAGGRGGDHSAVSVGIRRVSNESAAPLVPAAPQPEADNLTLRYRSLVYQLNFDQTLRNVDKAGSWAPRELVLVVQVHNRPDYLRLLLDSLRKAQGIDNVLVIFSHDFWSTEINQLIAGVDFCPVLQVFFPFSIQLYPNEFPGSDPRDCPRDLEKNAALKMGCINAEYPDSFGHYREAKFSQTKHHWWWKLHFVWERVKVLRDYAGLILFLEEDHYLAPDFYHVFKKMWKLKQEECPECDVLSLGTYTAIRSFHGIADKVDVKTWKSTEHNMGLALTRDAYQKLIECTDTFCTYDDYNWDWTLQYLTVSCLPKFWKVLVPQVPRIFHAGDCGMHHKKTCKPSTQSAQIESLLNSNKQYLFPETLIISEKFVAAISPPRKNGGWGDIRDHELCKSYRRLQ is encoded by the coding sequence ATGAGGTTCCGCATCTACAAGCGGAAGGTGCTGATCCTGACGCTCGTGGTGGCCGCCTGCGGCTTCGTCCTCTGGAGCAGCAATGGGCGACAAAGGAAGAACGAGGCCCTCGCCCCGCCGCTGCTGGACGCCGAGCCCGCGCGAGgtgcgggcggccggggcggggaccATTCTGCGGTGTCCGTGGGCATCCGCCGGGTCTCCAACGAGTCGGCGGCTCCTCTGGTCCCGGCGGCCCCGCAGCCCGAGGCGGACAACCTGACGCTGCGGTACAGGTCCCTGGTGTACCAGCTGAACTTTGACCAGACGCTGAGGAATGTAGATAAGGCCGGCTCCTGGGCACCGCGGGAGCTGGTGCTGGTGGTCCAGGTGCATAACCGGCCCGATTACCTCAGACTGCTGCTGGACTCACTCCGAAAAGCCCAGGGCATTGACAACGTCCTCGTCATCTTTAGCCATGACTTCTGGTCCACAGAAATCAATCAGCTGATCGCTGGGGTGGATTTCTGTCCGGTTCTGCAGGTGTTCTTTCCTTTCAGCATTCAGTTGTACCCCAACGAGTTTCCAGGCAGCGACCCCAGAGATTGCCCCAGAGACCTGGAGAAGAATGCAGCTTTGAAGATGGGATGCATCAATGCTGAGTATCCCGACTCCTTTGGCCATTATAGAGAGGCCAAGTTCTCCCAAACCAAACACCACTGGTGGTGGAAGCTGCATTTTGTATGGGAAAGGGTCAAAGTTCTTCGAGACTATGCTGGCCTCATACTTTTCCTAGAGGAGGATCACTATTTAGCCCCAGACTTTTACCATGTCTTCAAAAAGATGTGGAAGTTAAAGCAGGAAGAGTGTCCTGAGTGTGATGTTCTCTCCCTGGGGACCTATACGGCCATTCGAAGTTTCCATGGCATTGCCGACAAGGTAGATGTGAAAACTTGGAAATCCACAGAGCACAATATGGGTCTAGCCTTGACCCGGGATGCCTATCAGAAGCTGATTGAGTGCACAGACACTTTCTGTACTTATGATGATTATAACTGGGACTGGACTCTTCAATATTTAACTGTATCTTGTCTTCCAAAGTTCTGGAAAGTGCTGGTTCCTCAGGTTCCTAGGATATTTCATGCTGGAGACTGTGGTATGCATCACAAGAAAACCTGTAAACCGTCCACCCAGAGTGCCCAAATTGAGTCACTCTTAAATAGTAACAAACAGTACTTGTTTCCAGAAACTCTAATTATCAGTGAAAAGTTTGTGGCAGCCATTTCCCCACCTAGGAAAAATGGAGGGTGGGGAGATATTAGGGACCATGAACTCTGTAAAAGTTATAGAAGACTGCAGTGA